A genomic segment from Alteribacillus bidgolensis encodes:
- a CDS encoding lysine N(6)-hydroxylase/L-ornithine N(5)-oxygenase family protein, protein MSAEQPELLDVIGVGIGPFNLGMAALLDKMPNTKAMFFDQKPEFNWHPGMLMEGTTLQVPFMADLVTMADPKSPYSFLEYLNQHNRLYSFYFYERFHIPRREYNHYCQWVAKQLPYCQFNSRVERIEGEPGSWAVYVRSVDSGSLEKYNAKNLVMGVGTVPVVPNIEGLEPSENIFHTAEFMSKKEVWKNAPVVTVIGSGQSAGEVFYELLSSKSSSQQINWVTRSRGFFPMEYSKLGLEHFSPDYSNYFHSLPQDKKDNLLPKQDLLYKGMSTDTIAAIYDLMYERSIGGEKLNLLLKPLSELERGTIKGDRYTLTFRQWEKNKSFDLDTDAVIMGTGYKPTVPQCLEGAGPLIEWDEKGRFKVKKHYEVSLKPTAAGGGRLFVQNGEVHTHGPGAPDLGLGAHRNAVIINEITGENIYPVQETNVFQQFG, encoded by the coding sequence TTGAGCGCTGAGCAACCAGAGTTACTCGATGTAATAGGGGTAGGCATTGGTCCGTTTAATTTAGGGATGGCTGCCCTTTTAGATAAGATGCCGAATACGAAAGCTATGTTTTTTGACCAAAAGCCGGAATTTAATTGGCATCCGGGAATGTTAATGGAAGGCACCACGCTTCAAGTTCCATTTATGGCTGACTTAGTAACGATGGCAGATCCTAAAAGTCCGTACAGCTTTTTAGAGTATTTAAATCAACACAACCGGCTTTATTCCTTTTATTTTTATGAAAGGTTCCATATTCCACGCCGGGAGTATAACCATTATTGCCAATGGGTGGCCAAGCAGCTCCCGTATTGCCAATTTAACAGCAGGGTAGAGCGAATAGAAGGAGAGCCGGGAAGTTGGGCGGTTTATGTGCGTAGTGTCGATAGCGGATCCTTAGAAAAATATAATGCGAAAAATCTCGTTATGGGAGTGGGCACAGTACCTGTTGTTCCAAACATAGAAGGGTTGGAACCTTCTGAAAATATATTTCACACAGCAGAATTTATGAGTAAAAAAGAAGTTTGGAAAAATGCACCTGTTGTCACGGTTATCGGTTCTGGACAAAGCGCAGGCGAAGTATTTTATGAGCTCTTAAGCAGCAAGTCATCCTCTCAGCAAATAAATTGGGTGACGCGTTCACGGGGATTTTTTCCAATGGAATATTCCAAGCTTGGTTTAGAGCACTTCTCCCCTGATTATAGCAATTACTTTCATTCATTGCCGCAGGATAAAAAAGATAATCTGCTTCCTAAACAGGATCTCCTATATAAAGGAATGAGCACCGATACGATTGCTGCTATTTATGATCTTATGTATGAACGATCCATTGGAGGAGAAAAGCTCAACTTACTGTTAAAACCGTTAAGTGAGCTAGAGAGAGGAACAATAAAGGGAGATCGTTATACGCTTACTTTCCGCCAATGGGAGAAGAACAAATCATTTGATCTTGATACCGATGCAGTCATTATGGGAACAGGCTATAAGCCAACTGTTCCGCAATGTTTAGAAGGAGCCGGCCCCTTAATTGAATGGGATGAAAAAGGGAGATTTAAAGTGAAGAAACATTATGAAGTGTCTTTAAAGCCGACAGCTGCTGGCGGTGGACGGCTTTTTGTTCAAAACGGAGAAGTTCATACCCATGGACCTGGTGCTCCAGACCTTGGATTAGGGGCCCATCGTAATGCGGTAATTATTAATGAAATCACAGGTGAAAATATTTATCCCGTACAGGAAACCAATGTATTTCAGCAGTTCGGATAA
- a CDS encoding MarR family winged helix-turn-helix transcriptional regulator, with translation MSQFKNIPSLSKHDERLALLLWFRLSRFYNQSIRRSNKHLKRWELSAAQFDVLVQVGTYQPLTQNELAAKLFVTKGNITQILRRMEELGWVQREQVWKKKVISLTDAGNSLFEEVVPHQEQFQASQFQGLEKEEQKQLLNLLKKLQQQNEKVEEL, from the coding sequence ATGTCACAATTTAAAAATATCCCGTCTTTATCCAAGCACGACGAGCGGCTGGCCCTTCTTCTCTGGTTTCGTTTATCTCGTTTTTATAACCAGAGTATACGCCGGTCGAATAAGCATTTAAAAAGATGGGAGCTGAGTGCTGCCCAATTTGATGTGCTCGTCCAAGTTGGAACCTATCAGCCATTAACCCAAAATGAATTGGCAGCTAAACTTTTTGTTACAAAAGGGAATATAACCCAGATCCTACGGCGCATGGAAGAACTGGGCTGGGTCCAGCGGGAGCAGGTTTGGAAAAAGAAGGTTATATCCTTAACAGATGCAGGTAATTCTTTATTCGAAGAAGTAGTTCCGCATCAAGAACAATTTCAAGCTTCTCAATTTCAAGGGCTTGAAAAAGAAGAACAAAAACAACTGTTGAACTTATTAAAAAAGCTTCAGCAGCAAAATGAAAAAGTGGAGGAATTATAA
- a CDS encoding IucA/IucC family protein, with translation MDSGKAAEQKSIECFLNCYVRETGEGKMEDGILHLPLKEQGAEIKAKLHYTSLTGRHLYSFPLFYRMRNQPDWIEADLVTLVSLLSKELSLTYKGQSIHMQEMMRRVLFSTENMTLFLEKRQEESSQLYDPFRSFLESEQSLLYGHLLHPTPKSRQGMNEKETNQYSPETQGQFHLRYFLIHESIAELGGEEAEQAVLSLLTEEEKQAAGRKSGFQLFPVHPLQAEQLLETSPIQELMQEELLFDLGIMGQKVSATSSIRTVYNENLDYMFKFSIPVKVTNSLRVNKKIELERGLTVNKILDSKIGKQLNEFFPGFFVTRDPAYLALKGEKESGLEVVIRENPFKKEKAAETTLIAGLCQDALPGEKPHIQRIMEELAEQENRNVEEVSIDWFKKYLNISLQPLLWLYLTHGIALEAHQQNSVLKMNKGYPESFYYRDNQGYYFASSKQDYLQQFVPNLKEKSDTVCEDSLVDERLRYYFFFNHIFGLINAFGCSGLVQEEKLLQMVKEELKNFIPVSSHSKSNILNTLLDQEALPCKANLLTRFHDMDELVGTLETQSVYTEVKNPLVHKEVRAVDYSHETNVV, from the coding sequence ATGGATAGTGGAAAGGCAGCAGAGCAAAAATCTATCGAATGCTTTTTAAATTGCTATGTTAGAGAAACTGGCGAAGGAAAAATGGAAGACGGAATATTACATCTGCCGCTTAAGGAACAAGGAGCAGAAATAAAAGCAAAGCTGCATTATACATCTCTAACAGGCCGGCATCTCTACTCTTTCCCATTGTTTTACCGCATGAGAAATCAACCGGACTGGATAGAAGCAGACCTTGTCACACTGGTCAGCTTGTTATCGAAAGAGCTGTCTCTCACATATAAAGGGCAGTCTATTCACATGCAGGAAATGATGAGGAGAGTGCTGTTTAGTACTGAAAATATGACATTGTTTTTGGAAAAAAGACAAGAAGAAAGCAGTCAGCTTTATGATCCTTTCAGAAGCTTTCTTGAATCTGAACAATCATTACTTTACGGGCACTTACTTCATCCAACACCGAAAAGCCGGCAGGGAATGAATGAAAAAGAAACAAATCAATATTCACCGGAAACACAGGGACAATTTCATTTACGTTATTTTTTAATTCATGAATCCATAGCTGAACTAGGAGGAGAAGAGGCAGAACAAGCTGTTTTATCTCTGTTAACAGAAGAAGAAAAGCAAGCAGCTGGCAGAAAATCTGGTTTTCAGCTTTTCCCAGTCCATCCCCTCCAGGCAGAGCAGCTGCTGGAAACCTCTCCCATCCAAGAATTAATGCAAGAGGAGCTGCTTTTTGATCTTGGAATTATGGGCCAAAAGGTTTCAGCGACTTCTTCGATTCGAACGGTCTATAATGAAAACTTGGATTATATGTTTAAGTTTTCTATACCGGTTAAAGTAACAAATTCCTTACGTGTAAATAAGAAAATTGAGTTAGAGAGAGGGCTGACCGTAAATAAAATTCTTGATAGTAAGATAGGCAAGCAGTTAAATGAATTTTTCCCTGGCTTTTTTGTAACGCGTGATCCTGCCTACTTAGCATTAAAAGGGGAAAAAGAGAGTGGGTTAGAGGTTGTTATTCGGGAAAATCCTTTCAAAAAAGAAAAAGCTGCAGAAACCACATTAATAGCAGGACTATGTCAAGACGCTTTACCAGGTGAAAAACCACATATACAAAGAATCATGGAAGAACTCGCAGAACAAGAAAATAGAAATGTGGAAGAAGTCAGCATCGATTGGTTTAAGAAATATTTAAATATATCTCTGCAGCCTTTATTGTGGCTTTACTTAACGCATGGTATTGCATTGGAAGCACATCAGCAAAATTCCGTTTTAAAAATGAACAAAGGCTATCCAGAATCTTTTTATTACAGAGATAACCAGGGTTATTATTTTGCGTCATCCAAACAGGACTATTTGCAGCAGTTTGTACCAAACTTGAAGGAAAAAAGCGACACAGTCTGCGAGGATAGTCTTGTCGATGAGCGGCTGCGTTATTATTTCTTTTTTAACCATATTTTTGGTTTGATTAATGCATTTGGCTGCAGCGGATTAGTACAGGAAGAAAAGCTATTGCAGATGGTCAAAGAAGAATTGAAAAACTTTATTCCAGTCTCATCTCACTCAAAATCAAATATATTAAACACATTACTTGATCAAGAAGCGCTTCCATGCAAAGCGAATTTGCTGACACGCTTCCATGATATGGATGAATTGGTCGGTACATTAGAGACACAATCTGTGTACACTGAAGTGAAAAATCCGCTCGTTCATAAGGAGGTTAGAGCTGTTGATTACTCACATGAAACAAACGTCGTATAA
- a CDS encoding IucA/IucC family protein, translated as MKYAEELSQTLTPEMWEKANRLLTAKMLQEFMYEDMIEPEPAAVEGDYTVYSLELDEGIVYTFHAKKRLFDSYSVNAESVMKQENGRQAPLNAKSFLLELQSLLNMESTTVGHLIKEYEQTLLADCHLMKKDTTAEELTHLDYAELEGEMSGHPWITYNKGRLGFNYEDYLRYAPEKKQAVTLYWIAVHEDIAEGHHLQTIDFSFLKEEMGSSLWKRANDKLKQEAREGQEQFYYLPVHPWQWENVIIQRFAEELAQKKIIPLGEGNDQYLPQQSIRTFVNQTHRSKYHVKLPMSILNTLVYRGLPGERTVIAPRVTSFIKGIWENDEYLKDTCKLDLLGEEASVHVYHPAYDNVVGVPYQYKEMLGAIWRESVYNVLEVNEKPVTLAALLHEDWNGDTLVEHWIKQSGLTANEWIKQLNAAILPPLLHYLYQYGTVFSPHGQNTIIVLENGKPKRLIMKDFVDDVNISDQPLQELQQLEPELKEVLRSEPPEGLTQFIFTGLFICHYRYLADLLDRKGLLNENEFWKAVRQQIINYQHQFPHLQKRFDIFDLFKPRMTKLCLNRNRMMAEGYSDSDDRPHASEYGLVPNALAESRSENPV; from the coding sequence ATGAAGTATGCCGAAGAATTATCACAAACATTAACACCTGAAATGTGGGAAAAAGCTAACCGTTTACTTACTGCTAAAATGCTGCAGGAGTTTATGTATGAAGATATGATAGAGCCTGAACCTGCAGCTGTAGAAGGAGATTATACGGTTTACAGCTTAGAGCTCGATGAGGGTATTGTTTACACTTTTCATGCAAAGAAGCGTTTGTTTGACAGTTATTCTGTGAATGCTGAATCAGTAATGAAACAAGAAAACGGCAGACAAGCTCCATTGAATGCCAAAAGCTTTCTTCTCGAACTTCAATCTCTATTAAACATGGAAAGTACCACTGTCGGCCATTTAATAAAAGAATACGAGCAGACCTTATTAGCGGATTGTCATTTAATGAAGAAAGATACAACGGCCGAAGAATTAACTCATCTGGATTATGCTGAACTTGAAGGCGAAATGTCCGGACATCCTTGGATTACTTATAACAAAGGCAGATTAGGGTTTAACTATGAAGATTATCTTCGTTATGCACCAGAGAAGAAGCAAGCAGTTACTCTTTATTGGATCGCTGTCCATGAGGATATAGCAGAAGGTCACCATCTTCAAACTATTGATTTTTCTTTCTTAAAAGAAGAAATGGGCTCTTCGCTGTGGAAGAGAGCAAATGATAAGTTAAAACAGGAAGCTCGGGAAGGGCAGGAACAATTCTATTACCTTCCTGTTCATCCCTGGCAGTGGGAAAATGTTATTATACAGCGGTTTGCTGAAGAATTGGCTCAAAAGAAAATTATTCCGCTAGGGGAAGGAAATGACCAGTATCTGCCGCAGCAGTCCATCCGTACGTTTGTAAATCAAACGCATCGATCCAAATATCATGTGAAGCTGCCAATGAGTATATTAAACACCCTGGTTTACAGGGGACTTCCTGGAGAACGTACAGTAATAGCCCCTCGGGTTACAAGCTTTATTAAAGGTATATGGGAAAACGATGAATATTTAAAAGACACATGTAAGCTGGATTTGCTTGGAGAAGAAGCGAGTGTTCACGTGTATCATCCGGCCTATGACAACGTAGTAGGCGTGCCTTATCAGTATAAAGAAATGCTCGGTGCTATTTGGCGGGAAAGTGTTTACAATGTACTTGAAGTGAATGAAAAGCCTGTGACGCTTGCAGCACTTTTGCATGAAGACTGGAATGGCGACACATTAGTTGAACACTGGATAAAACAATCCGGTCTCACCGCAAATGAATGGATAAAACAGTTAAACGCCGCGATTTTACCGCCGCTGCTTCATTATTTATATCAGTACGGCACTGTGTTTTCCCCACATGGTCAAAATACCATTATTGTACTTGAAAACGGGAAACCAAAACGATTAATCATGAAAGACTTTGTGGATGATGTAAATATTAGTGATCAGCCTCTGCAGGAACTTCAGCAATTAGAACCAGAGTTAAAAGAAGTACTGAGAAGTGAGCCGCCAGAAGGTCTTACTCAATTTATTTTTACTGGCTTATTTATTTGTCATTATCGTTATCTAGCTGATTTATTAGATAGAAAAGGTTTGCTAAATGAGAATGAATTTTGGAAAGCAGTACGACAGCAAATTATTAATTATCAACACCAATTCCCTCATCTTCAAAAACGTTTTGACATCTTTGATCTTTTTAAGCCGAGAATGACAAAGCTGTGCTTAAATCGTAATCGAATGATGGCTGAAGGATACAGCGATAGTGATGACAGGCCGCACGCGTCTGAGTATGGATTAGTCCCTAATGCTTTGGCAGAGAGCCGCTCAGAAAATCCAGTATAA
- a CDS encoding pyridoxal phosphate-dependent decarboxylase family protein, protein MVLLKTKETKTEENIDSFFIQTAAKTNQPFQEMMFSTIRMLMDTMDKTEKPYSGKTPLQIKEMLEQPDLYSYRGETWETVLEDVRRYAVEPAIKVQHPACMAHLQCPVVNPSIAAELILSTLNQSMDSWDQSPAATYLEDRLVKWMIELAGLPETGDGVFTSGGTQSNYMGLQLARDTWCQRILGHSVQANGMPPEAERFRILCSEDAHFTVKKSAVQLGLGEQAVTTIKTNNNKEIDGQSCLSTVKELKKEGLLPIAIVATAGTTDFGSIDSLMEIADIAEAEGMWYHIDAAYGGGLLFSEKHKKRLAGIERADSVTIDFHKMLFQPVSCGIFLVKEAGSLTINSQKADYLSPTEDEECGMLHLVDKSVQTSRRFDALKLWMTLRQIGIGTVGEWLENIIEVTNELHAEMTRHEAFETVLKPSISTLVFRYIPQNDMPEIIVDQLNRSIKNELFYEGQAVLSKTKLQSKQFLKITLLHPDTNFHKGKQVLEAIIQKGKTLEEKWRGEEIYG, encoded by the coding sequence ATGGTTTTGTTAAAAACAAAAGAAACAAAAACAGAGGAAAATATAGACTCCTTTTTTATACAAACAGCTGCAAAAACAAATCAACCGTTTCAAGAAATGATGTTCAGCACAATAAGAATGCTTATGGACACGATGGATAAAACAGAAAAGCCTTATTCTGGAAAAACACCTCTACAAATAAAAGAGATGCTTGAGCAGCCTGACCTCTATTCCTATCGTGGAGAAACATGGGAAACAGTACTCGAAGATGTGAGAAGGTATGCAGTCGAACCAGCCATTAAAGTGCAGCACCCTGCGTGTATGGCTCATTTACAGTGCCCGGTTGTGAACCCTTCCATCGCAGCAGAGCTTATTTTAAGTACGTTGAATCAATCTATGGATTCCTGGGATCAGAGTCCTGCCGCCACTTATTTAGAAGATAGACTTGTGAAATGGATGATAGAGCTTGCTGGTCTTCCAGAAACAGGAGACGGTGTGTTCACAAGTGGAGGCACACAGTCGAATTATATGGGGCTGCAGCTGGCGAGAGACACCTGGTGCCAGAGAATACTCGGCCATTCTGTTCAAGCAAATGGAATGCCGCCAGAAGCTGAACGTTTCCGGATACTTTGTTCTGAAGATGCTCATTTTACGGTGAAAAAATCGGCTGTTCAGTTAGGTCTTGGCGAACAAGCAGTCACTACAATAAAAACAAATAATAATAAAGAAATAGACGGTCAAAGCTGCCTGAGCACTGTAAAAGAATTGAAAAAGGAGGGATTGCTTCCAATTGCCATTGTGGCAACAGCAGGTACAACTGATTTTGGAAGTATTGATTCCTTAATGGAGATTGCTGATATAGCTGAAGCAGAGGGCATGTGGTATCACATAGATGCGGCCTATGGAGGCGGGCTTTTATTTAGTGAAAAACATAAAAAACGGTTAGCAGGAATCGAACGAGCAGATTCCGTTACGATAGATTTTCATAAAATGCTTTTTCAGCCAGTCAGCTGCGGTATCTTTCTTGTTAAAGAAGCTGGCAGCTTAACGATAAACAGCCAAAAGGCTGATTATTTAAGTCCAACAGAAGATGAGGAGTGCGGTATGCTGCACCTTGTTGACAAATCTGTTCAAACGTCGAGAAGGTTTGATGCATTAAAACTTTGGATGACCTTGAGGCAAATAGGGATTGGAACTGTAGGGGAGTGGCTCGAAAATATTATAGAGGTGACAAACGAATTACATGCAGAAATGACACGTCATGAAGCTTTTGAAACAGTATTGAAACCATCTATCAGTACTCTTGTTTTTCGTTATATTCCCCAGAATGATATGCCGGAAATCATAGTGGACCAATTAAATCGAAGCATCAAAAATGAGTTGTTTTATGAAGGACAAGCAGTGCTTTCTAAAACAAAATTACAAAGTAAACAGTTCTTAAAAATAACATTATTACATCCTGATACTAATTTTCACAAAGGAAAGCAAGTATTAGAAGCTATTATCCAAAAAGGCAAAACGTTAGAAGAAAAATGGAGAGGAGAAGAGATATATGGATAG
- a CDS encoding acyl-CoA dehydrogenase family protein, whose protein sequence is MDLFNLNNMEERLTALEQAVHPFKERAYIHDKEGSFPVENIQDLKDIGYTALTIPKDYGGKEISLLELVKLQEIIGKADGSTALSIGWHMGIVKNIGEQKNWPEDLYEYFCNEALQRGALLNNTATEPATGSPTRGGKPETTAVFSSDQWKINGRKTFTTMAPVLDYFVVSATIPKEDKVANFLIPRENEGLTIEETWDSIAMRGTGSNDLVLKNVCIPKHYLVSYLAPGDKPAAGWLLHIPACYLGIAKAAQEYAIQFATEYSPNSIKGTISDLPNVRQKIGEIELLAQKSSHFLYSVAKKWDESSNEKRQEMKPELGAVKYSVVNDAITMVDLAMRIAGAKSLSSQNPLQRYYRDVRAGLHNPPMDDMTIMLLASDSINRAGTSS, encoded by the coding sequence ATGGACCTATTTAATCTAAACAATATGGAAGAACGGCTGACAGCTCTTGAACAAGCAGTTCATCCTTTTAAAGAGCGAGCTTATATACATGATAAAGAAGGATCTTTTCCTGTAGAAAATATTCAGGATTTAAAAGATATCGGTTATACAGCTTTAACTATCCCTAAAGATTATGGGGGAAAAGAAATATCACTTTTAGAACTGGTGAAATTACAAGAAATAATTGGGAAAGCTGATGGATCTACTGCATTATCCATTGGATGGCATATGGGGATTGTGAAAAACATTGGAGAACAAAAGAACTGGCCAGAAGATCTTTATGAGTACTTTTGCAATGAAGCCCTTCAACGTGGCGCTTTGCTAAACAATACTGCAACAGAACCGGCAACAGGCAGCCCTACACGAGGTGGAAAACCTGAAACAACTGCTGTATTTAGTTCAGATCAGTGGAAAATCAACGGACGTAAGACATTTACTACAATGGCTCCAGTGCTTGACTATTTTGTCGTAAGCGCCACCATCCCAAAAGAAGACAAAGTGGCGAACTTTCTCATTCCTCGTGAAAATGAAGGACTTACTATTGAAGAAACATGGGACTCCATTGCCATGAGAGGAACAGGCAGTAATGACCTTGTGTTAAAAAATGTATGTATTCCAAAACACTATCTTGTATCTTATCTGGCGCCAGGAGATAAACCAGCAGCAGGATGGCTGCTTCACATACCTGCCTGTTATCTTGGAATCGCAAAAGCAGCACAAGAATACGCTATTCAATTTGCCACAGAATATTCTCCCAACAGTATTAAAGGCACAATATCAGATTTGCCTAACGTAAGACAGAAAATTGGAGAAATCGAACTACTTGCTCAAAAAAGCAGTCACTTCCTTTACAGTGTAGCAAAAAAATGGGATGAATCATCTAACGAAAAAAGACAAGAAATGAAACCAGAGCTTGGAGCAGTAAAATACAGCGTTGTAAATGATGCCATTACCATGGTTGATTTAGCGATGAGAATAGCTGGTGCAAAAAGCTTATCCAGCCAAAATCCGCTACAGCGTTATTACAGGGATGTCAGAGCTGGGCTTCACAATCCGCCAATGGACGATATGACCATTATGCTGCTTGCTTCTGATTCCATAAACAGAGCTGGAACCTCGTCCTAA
- a CDS encoding DMT family transporter — MKAYLFLLITAVIFSGNIIVGKAINDLPPYTIAFFRVFIALLVVLPIGWRQAKQYRPVFQEEWKPLLGLTLTGVAFFNSFIYASLQFTSSTNVAIMESAIPVVTIIFSMLFLKEKLFGVQCLGVILSVGGAIWVITEGSWQVIRDLAFNIGDIIMIAAVLTWVAYSILVKFHMMKFPIYGSLLVMLAAANVVLLPIASIEWIIGGFPAVFQLNHSLGLLYLGIFPSVIALILWNKGVEEVGPSQASVFLNLLPVFTIIGSLLFLGEKITIIQVLGALVVISGVLLTTKTKKGRAAKKDSCRKKVTTVLACTLGKFCLLKDQSISKTTTSAIGLGGKSSFSNSLV, encoded by the coding sequence ATGAAAGCGTACTTGTTTTTACTAATTACTGCTGTTATCTTTTCAGGTAATATTATTGTAGGAAAGGCAATCAATGACCTTCCTCCTTATACGATTGCATTTTTTCGGGTCTTTATTGCACTTTTAGTTGTCCTTCCGATAGGCTGGAGGCAAGCCAAACAGTATCGGCCTGTTTTTCAAGAAGAGTGGAAGCCGCTGTTAGGACTGACCCTCACAGGAGTGGCTTTTTTTAATTCGTTTATTTATGCATCTTTGCAATTTACAAGTTCAACGAATGTAGCGATTATGGAATCTGCCATTCCAGTAGTGACCATTATATTTAGTATGCTATTTTTAAAAGAAAAATTGTTTGGTGTTCAATGCCTAGGTGTGATTTTATCAGTTGGTGGTGCTATTTGGGTGATAACAGAAGGGTCATGGCAGGTAATTCGTGACCTTGCATTTAATATAGGGGACATTATAATGATTGCGGCTGTTCTGACGTGGGTCGCTTATTCTATTTTAGTTAAGTTTCATATGATGAAGTTTCCGATATACGGAAGCTTATTGGTCATGCTTGCAGCTGCCAATGTTGTACTGCTTCCAATTGCTTCCATTGAGTGGATAATAGGTGGATTTCCGGCAGTTTTTCAACTCAATCATTCATTAGGTCTATTATATTTGGGCATCTTTCCTTCTGTTATTGCGTTAATACTATGGAATAAAGGAGTTGAAGAAGTCGGTCCATCACAGGCGTCCGTATTTCTTAATTTACTGCCTGTTTTCACTATTATAGGATCGCTCCTTTTTCTTGGCGAAAAAATTACGATCATTCAAGTGCTCGGCGCTCTCGTGGTGATCAGCGGTGTATTACTTACTACCAAAACGAAAAAAGGGAGGGCTGCAAAAAAAGACAGTTGTCGTAAAAAAGTGACAACTGTTCTTGCCTGTACTTTAGGAAAGTTTTGCTTGTTAAAGGATCAAAGTATAAGTAAAACTACGACTTCCGCCATAGGACTCGGCGGCAAGTCGAGTTTTTCTAATAGCTTAGTTTGA
- a CDS encoding SDR family oxidoreductase has translation MDIRQRQTDGQPPQTQPRQPGIESEMNHLPVQPKEYTGSDKLKGRTALITGGDSGIGRAVSMVYAKEGANVAIAYLDEHEDAKETKELVEAEGVKCLLLSGDLKKEAFCKDIVQKSVDEFGQLDIVVNNAAIQYVRDDIFGVSAEQLEETFQTNFYSYFHVTKAAIPHLKEGSSIINTTSINAYRGHPSLIDYSATKGAIVAFTRSLAEPLAKQGIRINMVAPGPVWTPLIPSTFPAEGVANFGTTSPMGRPGQPSEHAGAYVFLASEESSYMTGQSIHINGGEFISS, from the coding sequence ATGGATATCAGACAACGACAAACAGATGGTCAGCCCCCGCAGACACAACCAAGACAACCTGGTATTGAATCTGAAATGAATCATCTGCCAGTTCAGCCAAAAGAGTACACAGGCAGCGATAAATTAAAAGGACGAACTGCATTAATCACAGGCGGAGACAGCGGGATCGGGCGTGCTGTTTCTATGGTTTATGCTAAAGAAGGTGCTAACGTTGCAATTGCTTACTTGGACGAACACGAAGATGCTAAAGAAACGAAAGAACTGGTGGAAGCAGAAGGGGTTAAGTGCTTACTTCTTTCTGGAGATCTAAAAAAAGAAGCTTTTTGTAAAGATATTGTACAAAAATCCGTAGATGAATTTGGACAGTTAGATATTGTAGTGAACAATGCAGCTATACAGTATGTAAGAGATGACATTTTTGGGGTTTCAGCCGAACAATTGGAAGAAACATTTCAAACAAACTTTTATTCCTACTTTCACGTTACAAAAGCAGCTATTCCTCATCTAAAAGAAGGCAGTTCAATTATTAACACGACATCGATTAATGCCTATCGCGGCCATCCAAGTCTTATCGACTACTCAGCAACGAAAGGAGCTATTGTGGCTTTCACAAGAAGCCTTGCAGAACCGCTCGCAAAGCAAGGTATTCGCATCAACATGGTGGCTCCCGGTCCTGTTTGGACTCCATTAATTCCTTCCACCTTCCCGGCAGAAGGAGTAGCAAATTTTGGTACAACCAGTCCAATGGGCCGGCCCGGACAACCATCTGAGCATGCTGGTGCATATGTATTTCTTGCTTCTGAGGAATCTTCCTATATGACTGGTCAATCTATTCACATTAATGGCGGTGAATTTATTTCTTCCTAA
- a CDS encoding GNAT family N-acetyltransferase, giving the protein MITHMKQTSYKNELADGQSVEFRPFQRREDEERLFQWMHKEHVIPYWQLNLTREAFRSHIDKAVRDTHQQLWIGLVNGIPMSYWETYDVKDDVVGRHYKYQLDDQGVHLLFGPESFLGKGLAAPLVKEMLSLIYDHSKAVKIVAEPDIRNHKMIHVFQKCGFQPVKPINLPDKIGLLMVHYREKGGEMLER; this is encoded by the coding sequence TTGATTACTCACATGAAACAAACGTCGTATAAAAATGAGCTGGCGGATGGACAATCTGTTGAGTTTCGGCCGTTTCAGCGAAGAGAAGACGAAGAACGTCTATTTCAATGGATGCATAAAGAGCATGTTATCCCTTATTGGCAGCTGAATCTCACAAGAGAAGCTTTTCGCTCTCACATTGACAAGGCGGTAAGAGATACTCATCAGCAATTGTGGATCGGATTGGTAAACGGCATCCCTATGAGTTATTGGGAGACGTACGACGTAAAAGATGATGTAGTAGGCCGCCATTATAAATATCAGCTTGACGATCAAGGAGTTCATTTATTATTTGGACCAGAGTCATTTTTAGGAAAAGGACTGGCTGCCCCGCTGGTTAAAGAAATGCTTTCACTTATCTATGACCACTCGAAGGCAGTAAAAATTGTAGCAGAGCCTGACATTAGAAACCACAAAATGATTCATGTTTTTCAAAAGTGTGGTTTTCAGCCAGTTAAACCTATAAATCTGCCTGATAAAATCGGCCTTTTGATGGTTCATTACAGAGAAAAAGGAGGGGAAATGCTTGAGCGCTGA